DNA from Vulpes vulpes isolate BD-2025 chromosome 9, VulVul3, whole genome shotgun sequence:
atgattttattttacagtaATGCTTTGTTGACCAAGGTGCTTGCTCATCACTGCTGCTTgtatccatttcttttctctccatgtaattgtcctctttttaaaaaaattttttttctttaaattcagtttagttaacatatagtgtattattagtttcagaggtaaaatttagtgattcatcagttgcatacaacactcagtgctcatcacatcctgtgccctccttcaCCTAGTGCCCTCCTTCACCATCACATCCTGTGCCcctgcccatcacctagttacccacccacccccacgcacctcccctccagcaactctcagtctgttccctagagttaacagtctcttatggtttgcctccctctctgttttatcttaatttatttttcctttcctttctctatgttcacctgttttgtttcttaaattccacatgagtgaaatcatattgtatttgtctttctctgtcttatttcactctagttccatccacatcattgcaaatagcaagattccATTGTTTTTGAGGACTgagtaatatttgtgtgtgtgtgtgtgtgtgtgtgtgtgtgtgtgtgtgtataaatatctttatccattcatctgtctgtggatggacatctgggctttttccatcatttggccattgtggacattgttgctctaaacattggggtgcagctgccccttcaaatcatatatttgtatcctttggataaatacttggtagagcaattgctgggtcataggatagttctatttttaactttttgaggaaactccatactgttttccagagtggctgtgtaATTGTCATCTTTTTGAGACTTCATTGAGTAGGTCTGGGAGGAGTGAACTTTTTTGGGCTTTGCCtggaaatatctttattttaccctCATTCCTTCATGGTAGTTTGGCTATGATAATTCCACGTACAGAGGTAGTTTCCCTCAGAACTTTGATGATTCTATTCTTCTAGCTTCTGATATTGCTGTGGAAACCCTCTGTCATCTGGTTATTGTCCCTTTTTGGGAAATCTGTCTTTCCCAAAGAcagattttaagttattttaagattAACTCTTTgtgagcagcctgggtggtgcagcggtttggcgccactgcagcctggggtgtgatcctggagacccggcattgagtcccacgtcgggctccctgcatgagcctgcttctccctctgcctgtgtctctgcctctctctctgtctctctgtatctctctctctctctctctgaataaattaaaaaatctaaaaaaaaaaaaaaaagattaactctTTGTTTTTGCTACCCTCCATTTCACAATGGGATGTTCAGGTGTacgtttatttttattcatctgctCAGGACTTAGGTTTCCTGGACATGAGAATCTGTGTCCTTGATTGTTTCCAGAAGCTCTTGGTTATCACTTTGAATATTGACTCCATTGTTTCTCATCCCTTGCTGTGACTAGATGCATGTTGGATCTGCTCATTCTGTCTTCCATACCTCTCAGCTTCTCTCCCATATTTTGTCCATCTGTCTTCTGGGCTGCGTACTGGGCAGCTTCTTCATAGCGTGATCCCAATTTCCTGGCCTTTGCTTTAGCTGGTTTATTCAGCTTTCTAACCATCTGTTCAGTCTAGAAGCtgcatttggttctttttatttctcaaactACCTATTCTTATGGTTCTGATTCctacttttgtttatttgattttcatcAGCCTGATTTCATAATTGTTCAGGCTGTTATTCCTTTTACCTCACGTTCTTGCTTGTGCTAGTCTGGGGTCATTTTTGTCCCTTCTGCTCACTCTAGCAGGATTGTGTCTTGTCATTATTTTAGATGGGGAGTTGTCTTAAGGGTCTTGTTTTTTTACCCTGAAAGAATACCATGGGAAGATAATTGACAGTGCCCCAAGAAAATAGTTTCATGTCGGTGTCTGTCATTGGCCCCAGGAATGTCATCACCAGCTTGGGATTTTAGACCAGCTTCTTGACTGGGTAGTCCTCACCAAGTGAATTCAAACTTTGTGTGAGAGGTACAGCCATGGGCTTTTAAGTTCTCACAGGTttagtttctcttcttttattacCCTTGCATTTCTTTGTTACCTTCCTTcattggggcgggggggtggggatgcCTACTAGGTTGCTTTGGAATTCTCTGGCCCCCTACCCTTACCCTGAACATGGAGCTTTTTAGTGAGGTGCAACCCTTGGAGGGTCCTAGCTTCCACGCAACAGCTCCTTGACAGCACTCCTCTCTTGAGCCCGGGCCCTGCCCCCTGTCTCTGAGCGTGTGTCTAAACTCCAGGCCAGAGCTGTTTTCGGGGGCATTTCCCCCCAGCTGCTACAGCAACAGGCCTAGTGCATGGTGCCCTTCTTCCTGGATCATGGGACCACTTTCCTCTGTCTTACTAGTCAGCCATGCAATAACCACATTGGAGTGCATTCTATCCAGCATCTCTAAGTGTTGATGGCTGCAGAGTTTCAATTCTCGCTTATCTCCTTCCTGTATGAGCCCAAAATTCTAAATTAATCTCCCTAAGCTTCAGCTCCCTCCTCTGTAAAGTCATGGCACCTCCGTTGCAGGATTGCTATGAAGGGTTAGGTGAATAAGGCAGGTGCTTAGCACTgggcctggtacacagtaggaaGTCAATAAATAGGAGTATCATCATTGATACTCTAGGACATTCGGAAAGTTTGGAgaagtataaagaaaagaaatatcgtACTATCCACTGAAAATTATGGTCCACACTTAATAGAAGTCTAactttatttgtatgtatatcCATGCATTACTCGTACTGTTCATATCACTTTGTGtctgcttttctcatttgtttagtGTCTTATTCAGGTtggttgctgtaacaaaataccatagactaagtggcttaaacaacaaacaataaaaaaaaaaaaaacatttattttgtcacagttctggaggccggaagtctgAGACCAGAGCACCAGCATGGTCAGATTTTGCAGCTGGCTGGCAGCTCTATCTCTTCTCACttggcagagagacacagggaactCTCTGGTctttacaagggcactaatcccatcatgagggcccagctctcatgacctcatcaaatcctaattacctctcaaaggccccaGCTCCAGATATCCTCAGTCTGGAGGTGAGGGCTTCATCTAGGAAcctggggacacaattcagtctgtGGCAATCAGACCTCTCTAACAGCTGCCCCTCAGCTTGGAAGCCCGTCTGTGATCTTCTACAAGAACGGGGTTATCAGATTCACATTATTCTCCGACAGGATCCACCTTGACAGGAAAGGCCAGGGATAACCTCAGTGGTCCAGAGAACCTGTAAAGTGTGTGTACTCGGGGTTTGGGAATACATTCTGAGTGTTTCTGCCAgagacctgcccccccccccccccccctgcagctGCCAGGGCTGAGTGAGTCcatcttctcttctctgtccttgtccctcccttctcccctccccctgcaggtCGTCATGATGGGATTGGAGCTTTCTCCTCCAGTTACTTTCCAGCTCCGGGCTGGTTCTGGACCTGTGTTCCTCAGTGGCCAGGAATGTTACAGTAAGTGGGAGCTTGGACCCGGGGAAGGTCTCAGAGTACAATGCCTAGCACAGGGCCAAGGAGGGACCAGGTACCCAAGAACTAGAGAGATTCTTGAATCATTAGTAAAAATCCCTAAAGGCAGTATGATTCCCAGTAGTCTGGACTGGAAGTCCTCCTTTACCTTCCTGCTTCTATGGGCTGTAGTCCCCTTGCCTGTAACACGGGGGCAGGGCTATACTTGGTTTCATCTTCAAAGAAcagttgtgaggaataaatgggATATTCAGGAAAAAGCAGTTTGCATGATGCCTAGTACTAGCCCGCACTTAGAATGTTAGCTGCTGTGAGGGGcacctacctgggtggctcagtggctgaccgtccgcctttggcttgggttgtgatcccaaggtgttgggcttcccgcagggagcctgcttctccctctgcctgtgtctctacctttctctgtgtgtctctcatgaataaataaataaaatctttttaaaaaaatgttagctgCCATGAAGCATGAAGCTGGAGGAGTAATATGGCTCCCAACAAACCACTGTGCTATTGACTCTTTCATACCCTTCTCTGTCCAATTGCGCCTCTTTCATCAGATTACTGTCCTATCCCAAAACCCTGGCAGGCTCTACTTCCCTTTGGATGAGATCTGAATTCCTTGGCTACTGTTTCGGGTTCCTCCCTTTGCTGGCACATCCCATCCGCCCTCACCATCCTGACTCCTTCCCAGCCAGAGCCGCAGCTGGCCACTTCCCCTGCCTTCGTCTGCACACCCCCAAGCTTTCTGGGGTTCTGGGCCCCTCAACCCCCTTACCCTTCATTTTGGCAGAAAGGTCAGAAAGGGTCCATAGGAGGCGGCAGGTGCTGGCTTCCCTGGGGCAGCTCTGAGAGCAAGACCCAGGGCGGACCAGGAGCTAGGCAGAGAGCTGTAGCTCCACGGCCCTGCCCCCTTTCCATGCTAGTAGACGCTGCAGACGTAtcctgggaggaagaggaggaggaccctgaggaggaggaggaggaagaggaggaggaaagtcaCAGTGATGAGGTTGATGATGACGACGATGACGACGATGATGTAGATGTGTCCCTAGAGGAGACCCCTGTTAAACAAGTCAAGAGGCTGGCGTCCCAGAAGCAGACAAGTGTTGCCAAGGTGAGGGAAGGGACCCCCAGAGGCTCCTCAGAAACCTGGGCCAGCCCTGCCGAGTGGAGTGTGCCTGAGTGTGTGAAGCCTGGACGGGACCCGCCAGGGGCATCTGCTCAGCCCTGGGCCCACCCTAACCCCCTGACCCTCTAACCCTCCCAATAACGCTTGTGTTTGGTTCCcagaaaaaaaggatggaaaaagaagaggaggcagTGAGGTAACTCTTTCCATCTACTAACTTGGCCGACACCTTGTAGCGGGGGTGTATGGGGCTACAAAGAGCCTGGCGTGTGTGCACACGGGTATGAGTGCCCAGGTGTGCTGCCACTGCTGGCTGGCATGACCTTTTttgaaaagcattaaaatattcttACCTTCTGCCCTAATTCCACTTATGGCACTTCCTTCCGAAGGATGCCGTCCAAAATAGGGGTAAAATGATATGCACTAAGAAACTTATCACTGCATTATTCAAGTAATGGTGAAAAATGGAAGCATTCTCAATATCTACCAATATAGCAGTTGATGGAGCCATGTCACATGTTCCCAATGGAATGGGACATAATGCCTATGAGAACATGGCATCCTGGAAAGTgcttatagaattttttaaaaaacaggatatTAAGTCATTTTCATGTTGCTTCACatgtttttagaagaaaacaaagcaaaaagcccTCAAAGGAAACACACCAAAATGTTAGAACTGGTAGGAAGTagagaaaataagtaatttaatcCCCATTTGCTGTATTTTGTGCAATGTAGTTAAACATTACTTTTGCCATGAAAAAGGCCTATTTGTGATCAGTAAAAGAAAGCAGATGGAAGCCTGAGAAGAAAAGGACATCTTGTTTAAAACAgcgaaaaaaataaataaataaataaaacagagagcGGTCCCGGGCAGGTGACAGGTGGGGAGGTGAATTCTGCAGCTTCCAGCTCCCCAGGCCACAACCCCCTGCTCTCAGCATGAGCATTAGGAGGGTCTGGGCTACTGGGGTCCGgctgagctctctctctttcccaccctcatcccctgtccctgccccgccccgcccccttccAGACCCAGGCTTAAAGACCAGAGTCCTGTGAAAAAGGTGAGTATCAGAAGAAGGGGGgctggtcctggggtccagggggAAAGGAGAGTGGGACACTGGCACCCTCCTTTCTATCCATAGGCCAAACCCACACTCAAACCTAAAAAGCCAGGATCCAAGAAATGAGCCAGGAGTGGCCTGGCTGCGGCGACCCCAGGTCTCCCCACCCAGCCTCTCTCCACCTGAGTCTGAATGGGATGGAGCTGCTGAGGCCAACACGAGAGGCCCTCGCCCCAACTCTCAAGTGTTCAGCGGGACCTGGAGCTCCAACCTCAGGGCCATTAATAAAGTTTGCTTTGCCAGGACCTTGTTTCTGCCATCTGTTCCCAGGGGCCGGCCCTCGAGCAGTCTGGCTGCAGCGCGCCCGCGTTCCCGGTAGAGGGCGGCCACGGGCCAGCACACCCCGACCTGGGGGCCCAGCCAGCTGCCTTCTGCTCTACTCCTTTATCTCCCTCCTTCATCCTCAAAGTCCCGcccactcccaccctcccccacccccagctttggGGGGGAAAACAAGTATCTCAACCCCTTGCCCAGCTTCAAATTTCTGCCCCTGGTCTGAGGAAGGGAGCCCCAGCTGGTGTGGGTCTTCCGGTGTCCACACTCCCTTCTGGCTGGCTGGTGTTCCAGGGACCAAACCAAAGGACCAGAGCTGCCTGCCCCTGTCAGACTGGCCTCAGGATCTTCTCTCCTGGTGCAAACCACATCTGTCCACTATCAAGTCCATAGAACGTCTCCTGGAACCTCAGAAGCACGATGCTAGTTCTGCTCTCCAGGCTTGCATCCTGTTCAGGCTGAGCTCCTGCTCATTTGTGTGAAGATCTGTGTCAGGCAGGAGCCCAGAGGCCTGTTCTTTCAAGGAAACCCTCCCAGACAGGGCAGGTGAGGTGGGCTTTTCAGAGGCTGTAGAGGGCCTCTTACAGGAGGTGGACTCCCATGCTAGGCCTCTCCCAGGGCAGCTCTGGGAGCCACGGGAACAGGGTTCACCAAAGTGTTCAGGGAAAGCAGTGGGGGATAGGCAAGGGGGTGAATGACCCATTGCGTGGCTCtggcctcctgccctctcccaggCCTGGAGCCTGATTCACCCATCAGGACACACAGAGCCCCCACTTGGGGTTATACTTGCAGGGTCCCTGCTGGGCTTCTCCCTGGCCCTCCCCCACACTCCCACTGGCCAAACCTAAAGTGGGCCAATGGGGAGATGGCCCTGCCTCTCTCCAGGATCCCTAGGCAGGGTCCCCAGAGGGTTGGAGCTCTTTGAAGCCTGCACAGGCAGGTCAGCAGCCAGGCCCAAGTGCTCCTGTTCAGCTTCAGCTTCTCTTCATGCCAGAGAGACGGAGGAGGGTAGGGCAACCATTCTTGTTGCTCGCTCTCTACACCCTGGGAGACGGGTGTAGGCATTGAGCACCCTCTCTGACAAATGAGAATGAGCCACTGACCTCAGGTCGCCCAGATAGTGACAGGGGACGTCAGTTCACATCTGGCTCCAGGTGGGCAGCAGGCGTTCACCATGGCCTCGTGACACAGGGTAGACAAATCCCTCACATCAAGTCACGTACAGTCTAGTGGAAACCAAAGCCACCAATAAAATGTCAGTTACTGTCCAGTGCTTTGGAGGAAACGAAACAGGCTCCCTTCCAGGCTGGAGAAGTACCGTTGAGATCAGAGGAAGTCCCTCAAAGGAGAAGAGTGCCGAGAAGGGGGCGGCAGGCCTCGTGAGTAGCTGCCAGAGCAGAAGCCAAgagtgcaaagggcctgaggaAAGCGCAGGCTTGGAGGCCTGAACAAAAAGGAAGTTGTCATGATTCTAGTAATAAGGTGTTGGGAGTGAGGTGCTGCTCCGAGTGCCTCACTACAGTAACCCGGTTTCTCAGGCCTGGAAAGTGAGGCACAGGGGGGCAAAACAACTTGCCCCCAAGGCCGCACAGCTGGTGGAGGAGCCAGGGTCCACCACCAGCTCTAGTCTTGAACCGCACAGCAGCCAGAGAGGTAGGACATCTCAGAAGCGGAAAGCAGGAGTGGGCATGACGTCCCCCGGGCAGCTGGGACCCTGGCAGGGGCGGCCCCCAGCCAGCTCTAGCGAAGCAGGGATTCGCAGGGGGCACTTCCCTTTGCCTCCACCCAGCAGACCCGGCCCGGGGTCCAGAACAGCTAACCAGCTGATTTCATCTCCAAGTGCTGGCAGGCAGTAGGGATCACACAGCAAGGATGGAGGGCTCCCCGTATTGTAAGGGCCcctgtgccctgccctgccctgcccaagccccagccccagcccttctGTTTTTCGACAGGAAAAGGGTGGGCTGGGGTCGAAGCAGGTGGTGACAAGTGGCAGGTCTGCAGGTGGTTTCTGCGGGCTCTGTGTCTGCACCAGCTGGGCTGTTAGAAGGAGCAGGCGTGAGACGCCTCAGCTGGGGGGTGTTGAACTTGGCACTGGGGGGGTGAGGATTAACCAAGGCAACCCAGGCTACTTCTCACTTCCCTTACCacctcctgccacctccccccATAAATGTTAATGAACCCGACCCTTCTGCCTCCCAGCTCCCTCTAGTCAAGGGAGAGAGTGGGTCAAAGTTGAGATAAACCGAATCTGGACCACATAAGGGGGTCTAGGCCCCTTGCCCCCACTCTTTTGGCACTTGATACTTTTCAGGGAGCGTCCACCTCAGTTGATGCTCGTGGTGGTGGCAGTTTTGACAGCATCAGTAAtggccattttgtttttataaattagaaaGCTGACACCAGAGAAGTGAAGGGACTTGCGGTGGGTCACGCAGCCCGGAGAGGACAGG
Protein-coding regions in this window:
- the NPM2 gene encoding nucleoplasmin-2 isoform X4; translated protein: MNLSSSSSAAGKAPAAVLWGCELTQEKRTWTVQPQKEGKQDWKLLLCTICLGEKATEEVNLVEILPPASPDDKQAKPITIASLQASVLPMVVMMGLELSPPVTFQLRAGSGPVFLSGQECYIDAADVSWEEEEEDPEEEEEEEEEESHSDEVDDDDDDDDDVDVSLEETPVKQVKRLASQKQTSVAKVREGTPRGSSETWASPAEWSVPECVKPGRDPPGASAQPWAHPNPLTL
- the NPM2 gene encoding nucleoplasmin-2 isoform X1; this encodes MQSALGGPSPASGAPRRWEGRSLSRPPAAAPPAPPAPPAPRGMNLSSSSSAAGKAPAAVLWGCELTQEKRTWTVQPQKEGKQDWKLLLCTICLGEKATEEVNLVEILPPASPDDKQAKPITIASLQASVLPMVVMMGLELSPPVTFQLRAGSGPVFLSGQECYNAADVSWEEEEEDPEEEEEEEEEESHSDEVDDDDDDDDDVDVSLEETPVKQVKRLASQKQTSVAKVREGTPRGSSETWASPAEWSVPECVKPGRDPPGASAQPWAHPNPLTL
- the NPM2 gene encoding nucleoplasmin-2 isoform X2 → MRGERGERGWGPGSAHRGRPSRTAAAPPAPPAPPAPRGMNLSSSSSAAGKAPAAVLWGCELTQEKRTWTVQPQKEGKQDWKLLLCTICLGEKATEEVNLVEILPPASPDDKQAKPITIASLQASVLPMVVMMGLELSPPVTFQLRAGSGPVFLSGQECYIDAADVSWEEEEEDPEEEEEEEEEESHSDEVDDDDDDDDDVDVSLEETPVKQVKRLASQKQTSVAKVREGTPRGSSETWASPAEWSVPECVKPGRDPPGASAQPWAHPNPLTL
- the NPM2 gene encoding nucleoplasmin-2 isoform X3 yields the protein MQSALGGPSPASGAPRRWEGRSLSRPPAAAPPAPPAPPAPRGMNLSSSSSAAGKAPAAVLWGCELTQEKRTWTVQPQKEGKQDWKLLLCTICLGEKATEEVNLVEILPPASPDDKQAKPITIASLQASVLPMVVMMGLELSPPVTFQLRAGSGPVFLSGQECYNAADVSWEEEEEDPEEEEEEEEEESHSDEVDDDDDDDDDVDVSLEETPVKQVKRLASQKQTSVAKKKRMEKEEEAVRPRLKDQSPVKKAKPTLKPKKPGSKK
- the NPM2 gene encoding nucleoplasmin-2 isoform X6, with amino-acid sequence MQSALGGPSPASGAPRRWEGRSLSRPPAAAPPAPPAPPAPRGMNLSSSSSAAGKAPAAVLWGCELTQEKRTWTVQPQKEGKQDWKLLLCTICLGEKATEEVNLVEILPPASPDDKQAKPITIASLQASVLPMVVMMGLELSPPVTFQLRAGSGPVFLSGQECYIDAADVSWEEEEEDPEEEEEEEEEESHSDEVDDDDDDDDDVDVSLEETPVKQVKRLASQKQTSVAKVREGTPRGSSETWASPAEWSVPECVKPGRDPPGASAQPWAHPNPLTL